The nucleotide window CCAGAGCACCCAAAGTTGAGAATGTCCTAATATTTCAACATGCTGAAGAAGCGTTAGCACGAAAGTTCAGACCCTGCAAACGTTGCAAGCCAACCGGCGAGCGCGTACCTGATCAGGAGTGGATATATGGGATCACCGATTACATCGAACATCATTATGCCGAGCCTCTAACCCTGGATGTTCTTGCCACAGTAAGTCATGGCAGTCCTTATCATCTGCATCGTGTGTTTAAGCGGGTAACAGGCCGCACACCGGTTCAATATATTCAGGAAAAACGAATCACCGAAGCCCGGAAATTGCTTGAAAATACAAGACTTAACGTCACCGATATTGGACGCCATGTCGGTATACCCAATTCAGCTTATTTCATTACTGTATTTCGCAAACATACAGGTCTCACACCTGCACACTACCGCGAAAGGCATGAGAACTTATGAAGACGAATCTTACTTACAAAGTACCCAAAACGTTACTAAACAAGGGAACAGGGTTCCTTCATGGCTATACACATACGCTGAATCCCTACACTGGTTGCGCCTTCGGTTGTTCCTATTGTTATGTCAGACAGATGCCTGTCTCCTTATTTCGCAAAGAGGATTGGGGAAGCTGGGTCGATGTGAAACAGGAGGCTTCTAGAATATTCGCCAAAGAATTGCAACGTGCCCTGACGAAAGGTAAAGTCACCATATTCATGTCATCCAGTACTGACCCGTATCAACCCGCCGAGTACAAAGAGCGTATCACGCGTTCATTGCTTGAAACGATGGTACAGTATCCGCCCGATTTTGTAGTAGTTCAAACCCGCAGTCCACTTGTTACCCGGGATATCGATCTGC belongs to Paenibacillus sp. FSL H8-0079 and includes:
- a CDS encoding bifunctional transcriptional activator/DNA repair enzyme AdaA, which translates into the protein MESRDQDCILPESIDEKYWHAIIHNDSSYDGTFFYGVQTTGIFCRPSCKSRAPKVENVLIFQHAEEALARKFRPCKRCKPTGERVPDQEWIYGITDYIEHHYAEPLTLDVLATVSHGSPYHLHRVFKRVTGRTPVQYIQEKRITEARKLLENTRLNVTDIGRHVGIPNSAYFITVFRKHTGLTPAHYRERHENL